A genome region from Manihot esculenta cultivar AM560-2 chromosome 5, M.esculenta_v8, whole genome shotgun sequence includes the following:
- the LOC110615924 gene encoding protein VAPYRIN-LIKE — protein MDRLVKPDVKEVEIAFKRGQKGTTTFRLSNLMHTMSVAVSLTTTNTSVFSFAQALSIIPPLSSSSYTLVLSQSPDQPTVCTPPDVITVKSAMLPTGKARVDDLRRLFSRPGPHIFRDATIPISLVGPHVAEYLISNHAQIRDASSHFNRAISGCSASQLTTLLESAVISGSANLVAKLIDAGGDVNCKDSEGRSMITQAVKAGNTDVVKVLIASGCLIDELIDKVLHEAAAINRVDLMEVLSHNFKFIDANSIDLHGRTPIHVAASCGHVEVIRFCASIGGKSDVVDCNGCTPLHLAAEKGHLEAAECLLDCSSYIKYAVNKEGKTAFGVAVENGNSHLYGLLQLGDMLHRAARLGDVNGIRSCIAEGANVNERDENGWTPLHRAAFKGRIESVKVLLNHGGRVDAVDDAGYSPLHCAVEAGHVDVAMLLVSHGAKPIVKSLKGASNLKKELFKNKLSDEFSSCVL, from the coding sequence ATGGATAGACTGGTGAAGCCAGACGTCAAGGAAGTGGAAATAGCGTTCAAGAGGGGCCAAAAAGGCACAACAACTTTCAGGCTATCCAATCTCATGCACACCATGTCTGTTGCCGTTTCCTTGACCACCACAAATACATCTGTTTTCTCTTTTGCTCAGGCCTTATCTATAATCCCACCCCTTTCCTCTTCATCTTACACTCTCGTCCTCTCTCAATCTCCTGATCAACCTACGGTCTGCACTCCTCCTGACGTCATCACCGTCAAATCAGCCATGCTCCCCACCGGCAAGGCCCGTGTGGACGATCTCCGCCGCCTGTTTTCAAGACCCGGACCGCATATTTTTAGAGACGCCACCATACCCATCTCACTTGTAGGTCCCCACGTTGCTGAATATCTAATCTCCAATCACGCCCAAATACGTGATGCCTCTTCCCATTTTAATAGGGCTATCTCTGGGTGTTCCGCCTCCCAGCTCACAACCCTGCTAGAATCCGCTGTAATATCTGGTAGTGCCAATTTGGTAGCAAAATTGATAGATGCCGGTGGAGATGTGAATTGTAAGGACTCAGAGGGACGGTCCATGATCACTCAGGCTGTCAAAGCAGGAAACACAGACGTAGTTAAGGTATTGATTGCATCTGGTTGTTTAATAGATGAGTTAATAGATAAGGTTTTGCACGAGGCAGCAGCGATAAACAGGGTGGATTTGATGGAGGTTCTTAGTcataatttcaaatttattgaTGCGAATTCAATTGATTTACATGGtagaactccaattcatgtggCTGCAAGTTGTGGGCATGTTGAAGTGATTCGATTTTGTGCTTCAATTGGAGGAAAAAGCGACGTTGTGGACTGTAATGGATGCACACCGCTTCATTTAGCTGCAGAGAAAGGACATTTAGAAGCTGCGGAGTGCCTATTAGATTGCTCAAGTTATATAAAATATGCAGTGaacaaggaaggaaaaactgcTTTCGGTGTTGCAGTAGAAAATGGGAATTCACATTTATATGGGTTGCTGCAACTGGGAGACATGTTGCATAGAGCAGCGAGATTGGGCGATGTTAATGGGATAAGGAGTTGCATAGCAGAGGGAGCCAACGTGAACGAGAGAGACGAGAATGGATGGACGCCTCTGCACAGAGCTGCGTTTAAGGGGAGGATTGAGAGCGTGAAAGTGTTGCTTAATCATGGTGGTCGAGTAGATGCTGTTGATGATGCTGGTTACAGCCCCCTTCACTGCGCAGTTGAAGCAGGGCATGTGGATGTTGCTATGTTGTTGGTTTCTCATGGGGCTAAGCCCATTGTAAAGAGCCTCAAAGGTGCTTCTAATTTGAAGAAGGAATTGTTCAAAAACAAGTTGTCCGATGAATTTTCTTCTTGCGTTCTGTAA
- the LOC110615466 gene encoding gibberellin receptor GID1B, with protein MAGSNEVNLNESKRVVPLNTWVLISNFKLAYNLLRRPDGTFNRELAEFLDRKVNANTIPVDGVFSFDYVDRSTGLLSRVYQPAPENEAQWGIVELEKPLSTTEIVPVIIFFHGGSFTHSSANSAIYDTFCRRLVSICKAVVVSVNYRRSPEYRYPCAYDDGWAALKWVKSRTWLQSGKDSKVHVYLAGDSSGGNIAHHVAVRAAEAEIEVLGNILLHPMFGGQERTESEKRLDGKYFVTIQDRDWYWRAYLPEGEDRDHPACNIFGPRGKNLAALKFPKSLVVVAGFDLVQDWQLAYVEGLQRAGHEVKLLYLEQATIGFYFLPNNDHFYCLMEEIKNFVNPNC; from the exons ATGGCTGGTAGTAATGAAGTCAACCTCAATGAATCCAAG AGGGTAGTTCCGCTGAACACTTGGGTCCTCATCTCTAATTTCAAGCTCGCATATAATCTCCTTCGCCGTCCCGACGGAACCTTTAATCGTGAATTGGCAGAGTTTCTTGACCGTAAAGTCAATGCAAACACCATTCCAGTTGATGGGGTTTTCTCCTTTGATTATGTCGATCGATCCACAGGCCTCCTTAGCCGGGTTTATCAACCTGCCCCTGAAAATGAGGCTCAATGGGGGATTGTAGAGCTTGAAAAGCCTTTGAGCACGACTGAGATTGTCCCAGTTATAATCTTTTTCCACGGCGGAAGCTTCACTCATTCCTCTGCCAATAGTGCAATCTATGACACCTTTTGCCGCCGCCTTGTAAGTATTTGCAAGGCTGTTGTGGTGTCTGTTAATTATCGGCGGTCACCTGAGTATCGATACCCATGTGCATACGATGATGGCTGGGCAGCTCTCAAGTGGGTTAAATCAAGAACATGGCTTCAAAGTGGGAAAGATTCCAAGGTTCATGTATACTTGGCCGGGGATAGTTCCGGTGGAAATATAGCACACCATGTCGCAGTGAGGGCAGCGGAAGCCGAAATCGAAGTATTGGGTAACATTCTTCtgcatccaatgttcggcggccaagaGAGAACTGAATCAGAGAAGAGATTAGACGGAAAATACTTCGTTACGATTCAAGATCGTGACTGGTACTGGCGAGCATATCTACCTGAAGGAGAAGATAGAGATCATCCAGCATGTAATATCTTTGGCCCTCGAGGGAAAAATCTCGCAGCACTCAAATTCCCAAAAAGTCTAGTCGTTGTGGCTGGTTTCGATCTTGTTCAAGATTGGCAATTAGCTTACGTTGAAGGATTACAGAGAGCTGGCCATGAAGTGAAACTTCTATATCTAGAGCAAGCCACAATAGGATTCTACTTTTTGCCAAATAACGATCATTTCTATTGCCTCATGGAGGAGATAAAAAATTTCGTCAATCCTAACTGTTAA